A single window of Sphingobium sp. SCG-1 DNA harbors:
- a CDS encoding 23S rRNA (pseudouridine(1915)-N(3))-methyltransferase RlmH, which translates to MLLHILARGKIGRSPEADLVERYLKRVTLPTKVTELPDRGGKLPPTSPGTVTVMLDEKGAQLSSMAFAQHIERWRDNGTRECRFLIGAADGFDDAARASADLLIAFGAMTWPHMMARAMLAEQLWRATSILANHPYHREG; encoded by the coding sequence ATGCTCCTGCACATCCTCGCGCGCGGCAAGATCGGCCGGTCTCCGGAAGCGGACCTCGTCGAGCGCTACCTCAAACGCGTGACACTCCCCACCAAAGTCACCGAACTGCCCGATCGAGGCGGCAAACTCCCCCCGACATCGCCCGGCACCGTCACCGTGATGCTGGACGAAAAGGGCGCGCAGCTTTCCTCCATGGCCTTCGCCCAACACATCGAGCGTTGGCGCGACAATGGCACCCGCGAATGCCGCTTCCTGATCGGCGCGGCGGATGGGTTCGACGATGCCGCCCGCGCCAGTGCCGACTTGCTGATCGCGTTCGGCGCGATGACATGGCCGCACATGATGGCGCGGGCGATGCTGGCCGAACAATTGTGGCGCGCGACAAGCATCCTTGCCAACCACCCCTATCATCGCGAAGGATAG
- a CDS encoding murein hydrolase activator EnvC family protein, protein MGRGRIGAGLGVAMIAAALAYAAAAQDLVVPGMGATSLTQERQALTAARRQADAAARRSRQLEAQANQATQDADRANRSAAALAARIQEAEADIQAAQARLAIISRLQGAQARRLADRQQPIVKLTAALQLLARRPPALAIAQPGTITDAVHMRLVLDAILPVIRARTAGLRAELARSRELRSIAEQAARALENSRTQLATRQGELRRLETAKRIASRDYASSASLEADRAIAMGEHARDIVDLMDQLESASVLRERLASLPGPVMRPARPGGVAAPRADIAPEQSRLPAYRLPVVGQLVTGFGEVSESGVRARGLTFATQSGAQVVAPTSGRVAYAGYYRGFGQILIIDHGQGWTTLITNLHHLSVEVGNSVRQGTPLGTAAPSAATVTVELRRDGRPVDIVPLLSSG, encoded by the coding sequence ATGGGCAGGGGGCGGATCGGTGCAGGGCTGGGAGTGGCGATGATCGCCGCCGCGCTGGCCTATGCCGCCGCCGCACAGGATCTCGTGGTTCCCGGCATGGGCGCGACCAGCCTGACGCAGGAACGCCAGGCGCTAACCGCCGCCCGAAGGCAGGCAGACGCCGCCGCCCGCCGCTCCCGCCAACTCGAAGCGCAGGCCAACCAGGCAACGCAGGACGCCGACCGCGCCAACCGCAGCGCCGCCGCGCTCGCCGCGCGCATACAGGAGGCCGAGGCTGACATTCAGGCAGCACAGGCCCGCCTCGCGATCATCTCACGGCTACAGGGCGCGCAGGCCCGCCGCTTGGCCGATCGTCAACAGCCCATCGTCAAACTCACCGCCGCGCTGCAACTCCTCGCCCGCCGCCCGCCCGCGCTGGCGATCGCGCAGCCCGGTACGATCACTGACGCGGTGCATATGCGCCTCGTCCTCGACGCGATCCTGCCCGTGATCCGCGCCCGCACCGCAGGGCTGCGCGCCGAACTCGCGCGCAGCCGCGAACTCAGAAGCATTGCCGAACAGGCTGCCCGCGCGCTGGAGAACAGCCGCACCCAACTCGCCACGCGGCAGGGCGAATTGCGCCGCCTCGAAACCGCCAAGCGCATCGCCTCGCGCGATTATGCGTCCAGCGCCAGCCTCGAAGCCGACCGCGCCATTGCGATGGGCGAACATGCTCGCGACATCGTCGATTTGATGGATCAACTGGAAAGCGCAAGCGTCCTGCGCGAACGGCTCGCGAGTCTGCCCGGCCCGGTGATGCGCCCCGCGCGCCCAGGCGGCGTCGCCGCGCCCCGCGCCGACATCGCGCCCGAACAGTCCCGGCTCCCCGCCTATCGCCTCCCCGTAGTCGGCCAACTCGTCACCGGCTTTGGCGAAGTATCGGAAAGCGGCGTCCGCGCCCGCGGCCTCACCTTTGCCACGCAATCCGGCGCACAGGTCGTCGCGCCGACATCGGGCCGGGTCGCCTATGCGGGTTATTATCGCGGCTTCGGGCAGATCCTCATCATCGACCATGGGCAAGGCTGGACGACGCTCATCACCAATCTGCACCACCTGTCGGTCGAAGTCGGGAACAGCGTGCGGCAGGGCACACCGCTCGGCACCGCTGCACCCTCCGCCGCGACCGTCACTGTCGAACTGCGCCGCGATGGCCGCCCGGTCGACATCGTGCCGCTTCTCTCCAGCGGGTAG
- a CDS encoding S41 family peptidase yields MKSTFLRSAVALSALALIPATTAALAEAEGNSYKALDEFMDVFQKVRSDYVEKVDDEKLIKGAIEGMLSSLDPHSSFLDARDFANLRTQTEGNYGGLGLSVTLEDGAVKVIAPTEDTPAFRAGIKAGDYITHLDGQLIYGGTLDEAVDKMRGAPGTAIKLTIVRPGRDKPIDLSLTREVIELKPVKWEVKDNIGIINIVSFSANTGADVRSAIRSIDKSLGRKPTGYILDMRSNPGGLLDEAVSVSDVFLERGEIVSQRGRAKGDVERYFAKPGDDAKGLPVIVLVDSGSASASEIVAGALQDQHRGLVMGERSFGKGSVQTLLPLSNTTALRLTTARYYTPSGRSVQEGGIEPDIRVPQISDPDYKARPKFRESDLRRHLINEIKVDDKTLEEDAKEDPRFKMTADELKKKGIDDFQLYYAMQTIGRIGGAKPSIMARATPVAVRKTASR; encoded by the coding sequence ATGAAATCCACCTTCCTCCGAAGTGCCGTAGCTCTCAGTGCGCTTGCCCTCATTCCCGCCACGACGGCGGCTTTGGCAGAGGCGGAAGGCAACAGCTACAAGGCGCTCGACGAATTCATGGACGTGTTCCAGAAGGTTCGCAGCGATTATGTCGAGAAGGTCGATGACGAGAAGCTGATCAAGGGCGCCATTGAAGGCATGCTCTCCAGCCTGGACCCACATAGCAGCTTCCTCGACGCCCGCGACTTCGCCAACCTGCGTACCCAGACGGAGGGTAATTACGGGGGCCTCGGCCTCTCCGTCACCTTGGAGGACGGCGCGGTCAAGGTCATCGCCCCGACCGAGGACACCCCGGCTTTCCGCGCGGGGATCAAGGCTGGCGACTATATCACGCACCTCGATGGTCAGTTGATCTACGGTGGCACGCTCGACGAAGCCGTCGACAAGATGCGCGGCGCACCGGGCACCGCGATCAAGCTTACCATCGTGCGCCCTGGCCGCGACAAGCCCATCGACCTGTCGCTCACCCGCGAAGTCATCGAGCTGAAGCCGGTGAAGTGGGAAGTGAAGGATAATATCGGCATCATCAACATCGTCAGCTTCTCGGCCAACACCGGCGCCGACGTGCGTTCGGCGATCCGCAGCATCGACAAGTCACTGGGACGCAAGCCGACCGGATATATTCTCGACATGCGGTCCAACCCCGGCGGCCTGCTCGACGAAGCCGTGTCGGTCAGCGACGTGTTCCTGGAGCGCGGCGAAATCGTCTCACAGCGCGGCCGCGCCAAGGGCGATGTCGAACGCTATTTCGCCAAGCCCGGCGACGACGCGAAGGGCCTGCCGGTCATCGTGCTGGTCGACAGTGGCTCGGCCTCGGCCTCGGAAATCGTCGCGGGCGCGCTGCAGGACCAGCATCGCGGCCTCGTTATGGGCGAGCGCAGCTTCGGCAAGGGCAGCGTCCAGACGCTGCTGCCGCTCAGCAATACGACCGCCCTGCGTCTCACTACGGCACGCTATTATACGCCTTCGGGCCGGTCGGTGCAGGAAGGTGGCATCGAGCCCGATATCCGCGTGCCGCAGATTTCCGATCCCGATTACAAGGCACGCCCCAAGTTCCGCGAAAGCGACCTGCGTCGTCACTTGATCAACGAGATCAAGGTGGACGACAAGACGCTGGAGGAAGACGCCAAGGAAGATCCTCGCTTCAAGATGACAGCGGACGAATTGAAGAAAAAGGGCATCGACGACTTCCAGCTTTATTACGCGATGCAGACGATCGGCCGGATAGGGGGCGCCAAGCCTTCGATAATGGCCCGCGCCACGCCTGTTGCCGTCCGCAAGACCGCGTCGCGCTGA
- a CDS encoding disulfide bond formation protein B has protein sequence MTALSRARLIAILAPVALLGGALISQYVFGLHPCEMCMWQRWPHLAAIALALLAIVTRGKPSTSAALTALAAIAIGVSGGIGAFHAGVEYGWWTGLTACSTTPVGGSAADILDSIMATPLTRCDVAPWSLFGISLAGFNALLSLAAAIAILALLAKARRSA, from the coding sequence ATGACGGCTTTGTCCAGAGCCCGCCTCATCGCGATCCTCGCGCCCGTCGCTTTGCTCGGCGGCGCGCTGATCTCGCAATATGTTTTCGGCCTTCATCCGTGCGAAATGTGCATGTGGCAGCGTTGGCCGCATCTCGCGGCAATCGCCCTTGCGCTGCTTGCCATCGTAACGCGCGGGAAGCCCTCCACCAGCGCCGCGCTCACGGCCCTCGCGGCCATCGCGATCGGAGTCAGCGGCGGCATCGGCGCGTTCCATGCCGGCGTCGAATATGGCTGGTGGACCGGGCTGACCGCCTGCTCCACCACGCCGGTCGGGGGCAGCGCCGCCGATATTCTCGACAGCATCATGGCGACGCCGCTCACGCGCTGCGACGTTGCGCCATGGTCGCTGTTCGGCATTTCGCTCGCCGGCTTCAACGCGCTCTTGTCGCTGGCCGCCGCCATTGCCATTTTGGCATTGCTGGCAAAGGCGCGGAGGTCCGCATGA
- a CDS encoding demethoxyubiquinone hydroxylase family protein, which yields MTVAKDYPRPGRKPDTAAMLRVDQAGEYGATRIYAGQLAVMGDRHPMSRVIAGMAAQEERHRQTFDRMIVERGVRPALLQPIWDVAGHALGAVTAALGPEAAMACTAAIETEIDRHYAEQRVALGQHDKELSTAVEDFQAEELEHRDAAIAHGAEKALGYALLSGMIRLGCRAAIKLSARI from the coding sequence ATGACGGTGGCGAAGGATTACCCGAGACCGGGGCGCAAGCCCGACACTGCCGCGATGCTGCGCGTGGATCAGGCGGGCGAATATGGCGCGACGCGGATCTACGCGGGCCAGCTTGCCGTGATGGGCGACCGCCACCCGATGAGTCGCGTCATCGCCGGAATGGCCGCGCAGGAAGAACGCCACCGTCAGACCTTCGACCGCATGATCGTGGAGCGCGGCGTGCGCCCCGCCTTGCTCCAGCCGATCTGGGACGTTGCGGGTCATGCGCTCGGTGCTGTCACGGCGGCCTTGGGCCCGGAGGCAGCAATGGCCTGCACCGCCGCGATCGAAACCGAGATCGACCGCCATTATGCGGAGCAGCGCGTCGCGCTGGGGCAGCACGACAAGGAACTATCCACTGCCGTCGAGGATTTTCAGGCAGAGGAACTGGAGCATCGCGATGCCGCGATTGCCCATGGCGCGGAAAAGGCACTGGGTTATGCACTGCTCTCGGGCATGATCCGCCTGGGGTGCCGTGCGGCGATAAAGCTCTCGGCGCGTATTTGA